A genome region from Pyrenophora tritici-repentis strain M4 chromosome 9, whole genome shotgun sequence includes the following:
- a CDS encoding leupeptin-inactivating enzyme 1 precursor produces MAGFKSKSIAALAACVAAVDAAALQPRQYKTLVNSQSLRDALHIDNLFAKAEILQEIAYSTPGKNRVIGSQGHEDTVEYIKGQLEAFPDYYNVYTQDVPLNIGTNATLMANNKTIEAFAVTLAPGGNVTGPLVAIPNLGCEEADFPESLAGCVALIKRGTCSYGEKVEIAAAKGAVGVVAWNNAEGTLEGYSLQVLFPKGEVVPTAGITMGQGEALLAQIQAGVNITVDMMTDAKIYNTRNVIAETKAGDHDNVIHVSGHSDSVTAGPGINDNGSGSMSILEIAIQLTNFTVNNAVRFSWWTAEEAGLLGAEYYVHELPQDERDKIRLMLDYDMMASPNFAIQIYDGDGSAFNLTGPSGSAEAEHEVAAYFDSIGLNHTEIEFDGRSDYGPFLEAGIAAGGIAGGAEGIKTEEEAEMFGGGAGVPYDVNYHEDGDTVNNLNLDAWIEFTRAIAHMTATYAVSWDGIPPRNATAARKRSEMYGRYKKEFRKTERWQRWV; encoded by the exons ATGGCTGGTTTCAAGTCAAAGTCTATTGCTGCTCTTGCAGCATGTGTCGCAGCAGTTGATGCGGCGGCTCTTCAGCCTCGCCAGTACAAGACGCTCGTCAACTCG CAATCTCTCCGCGACGCTCTCCACATTGACAACTTGTTCGCCAAGGCTGAGATCCTCCAAGAGATCGCATACAGCACGCCAGGCAAGAACCGTGTCATCGGAAGTCAGGGCCACGAAGACACTGTAGAGTACATCAAAGGGCAACTCGAAGCTTTCCCTGATTACTACAATGTCTACACCCAGGACGTACCGCTTAACATCGGTACCAACGCCACGCTCATGGCAAACAACAAGACCATTGAAGCTTTTGCTGTTACCCTGGCTCCTGGCGGTAACGTAACTGGTCCGCTAGTTGCTATTCCCAACCTTGGTTGTGAGGAG GCCGACTTCCCCGAGTCTCTTGCAGGCTGTGTTGCTCTCATTAAGCGTGGCACCTGCTCCTACGGCGAAAAAGTCGAGATTGCAGCTGCCAAAGGCGCAGTTGGTGTTGTAGCATGGAACAATGCCGAAGGCACCCTTGAGGGCTATTCACTCCAAGTCCTGTTTCCAAAGGGCGAGGTCGTTCCCACCGCCGGTATCACCATGGGCCAAGGAGAGGCTTTGCTCGCACAGATCCAGGCTGGCGTCAACATCACAGTCGACATGATGACCGATGCCAAGATCTACAACACCCGCAATGTCATCGCCGAAACAAAGGCTGGTGACCACGACAACGTCATCCATGTTAGCGGCCACTCCGACTCTGTCACCGCTGGCCCCGGTATCAACGACAACGGTTCTGGATCCATGTCTATCCTTGAGATTGCCATTCAGCTCACAAACTTCACTGTCAACAACGCTGTTCGCTTCAGTTGGTGGACTGCTGAAGAAGCTGGCCTCCTAGGGGCCGAATACTACGTCCACGAGCTCCCTCAAGACGAGCGAGACAAGATACGTTTGATGCTAGATTATGATATGATGGCTTCGCCAAATTTTGCTATCCAAATCTACGACGGCGACGGTTCAGCCTTCAACCTGACCGGCCCCAGCGGCTCCGCAGAAGCTGAGCACGAAGTCGCCGCCTACTTCGACAGCATCGGCCTCAACCACACTGAGATAGAATTCGACGGCCGCTCAGACTACGGTCCCTTCCTGGAAGCCGGTATCGCGGCTGGTGGCATCGCTGGCGGCGCCGAGGGCATCAAGACGGAAGAGGAGGCTGAGATGTTCGGTGGTGGCGCGGGTGTTCCTTACGATGTCAACTACCACGAGGACGGCGACACGGTTAACAACCTTAACCTAGATGCGTGGATCGAGTTTACAAGGGCGATTGCGCATATGACGGCTACGTATGCGGTTTCTTGGGATGGGATTCCGCCGAGGAATGCGACGGCTGCGAGGAAGAGGTCGGAGATGTATGGGAGGTATAAGAAGGAGTTTAGGAAGACGGAGAGGTGGCAGAGGTGGGTGTAG